The DNA window CTGGACCTGAAGCCGAAGCCGCGTGGTGCAGGCGTCGACCTCCTTCACGTTGAGCGCACCGCCGAGGGCTCGCAGGTAGGCCTCGCCGCGCGCCAGCACGGGCACCGCGTCTCCGATGCCGACAGGCGCGCTCGCGACGACGGCCTGCTCATCCTCGCGGCCCAGCGTCTTGAGGTTGAAGCGCGCGATGACCACGCGGAAGACGCCGTAGTAGACGAGGCCGTAGCCCAGGCCCACCGGCAGCAACCAGAGCGGGTGCGTGGACTTGCCGTAGTTCAGCACGTAGTCGAACAGCCCCGCGGAGAAGCCAAAGCCCAGCTTCACGCCGAGGGCATCCATGATGACGTGCGACAGGCCCGTCATCACCGCGTGCAGCACGTAGAGCAGCGGCGCCAGGAACATGAAGGCGAACTCGACGGGCTCGGTGACACCCGTCAGCGCCGAGGTGAGCGCCATGGACAGCAGCACCCCGCCCACGCGCGCGCGGTTCTTCGAGGGTGCCGCGTGGTACATCGCGAGGCACGCGGCGGGCAGGCCGAACATCATCACCGGGAAGAAGCCCGCCATCATCGCGCCCGCGGACGGGTCTCCCGCGAAGAAGCGCTTCAGGTCGCCCGTCACGCCGTTGTAGTCACCGAGCACGAACCACGCGAGGTTGTTGATGATGTGGTGCAGCCCCGTGACGATGAGCAGGCGGTTGAGGAAGCCGTAGACGAACAGCCCCAGGCTCCCCGCGCTCATCACCGAGCGGCTGAACCCATCCAGCCCCATCTCGACCACGGGCCAGCCGTACCCGAACGCGAGCGCATAGAGAAGACAGACGCTGCCCGTCACGATGGGCACGAAGCGCCGACCACCGAAGAACGCGAGGTACTCGGGCAGCTTCATGTCCTTGAAGCGGTTGTAGAGAAAGCCCGCGCTCAGGCCCGAGAGGAGACCGACGGGCGTGCTGATCTTCGCCGCGAGCCGCGCCTTGTACGTCGAGAGCGCCAGGTCGCGTGCGGCACCCGCCAGGCCCGCCGTCACCTCGGGGGGAATGGTGATGAGCGCCTCCGTCCCCTTGATGACGATGAAGTAGCCCACCGCGCCCGCGAGCCCCGCCGCGCCGTGGTTCTCCCGAGCGAAGCCCACGGCCACGCCCACCGCGAACAACAGCCCGAGGTTGGAGAAGATGGCGTCGCCCGCCGCCGCCAGGAAGGCGATGTCGAGCAGGTCCGGTTGCCCCAAGCGGAGCAACAAGCCCGCGATGGGCAGCACGGCAATGGGCAGCATCAGCGCGCGCCCGAGCTGTTGCACTCCACCAAACGTGTTTCTCACCACGATGTACCTCCGTTGTGGGGCCGGCCGCCTACAGGCCGGGCCAGGTGCTCCTCACCAGCGCGCGTACCGCCTCCGCGCTCTCCAGCGACAAAGCCGCCCGCGCGACCTGCTCGCAGTGCGCGAGCGAGAGCGTGCGGAGGGCCGCCTTCACATCCGGGATGACGGCGGGCGTGGCGGACAACTCCGTCACGCCCAGCCCCACGAGCAGCGGCGCGGCGAGCGGCTCCGAGGCCACGCCGCCACACACCGCCACCGGCCGGCCATGCACGCGCGCGCCCTCCACCGTCTTCGCCACCAGCCGCAGCACTCCGGGGTGCAGTCCATCCAACCGCGACGCCAGCTCCGCGTTGCCGCGGTCCATGGCCAGCACGTACTGCGTGAGGTCATTGGTCCCGATGGAGAGGAAGTCCGCCGCCGCCGCGAGCTGATCTGCGAGCACGGCCGCCGCGGGCACCTCCACCATCGCGCCCAGGGCAATGG is part of the Myxococcaceae bacterium JPH2 genome and encodes:
- a CDS encoding PTS transporter subunit EIIC, translated to MVRNTFGGVQQLGRALMLPIAVLPIAGLLLRLGQPDLLDIAFLAAAGDAIFSNLGLLFAVGVAVGFARENHGAAGLAGAVGYFIVIKGTEALITIPPEVTAGLAGAARDLALSTYKARLAAKISTPVGLLSGLSAGFLYNRFKDMKLPEYLAFFGGRRFVPIVTGSVCLLYALAFGYGWPVVEMGLDGFSRSVMSAGSLGLFVYGFLNRLLIVTGLHHIINNLAWFVLGDYNGVTGDLKRFFAGDPSAGAMMAGFFPVMMFGLPAACLAMYHAAPSKNRARVGGVLLSMALTSALTGVTEPVEFAFMFLAPLLYVLHAVMTGLSHVIMDALGVKLGFGFSAGLFDYVLNYGKSTHPLWLLPVGLGYGLVYYGVFRVVIARFNLKTLGREDEQAVVASAPVGIGDAVPVLARGEAYLRALGGALNVKEVDACTTRLRLQVQDGARVDEVALKQLGVRGVLRPAAGSVQVIIGPEADVIAGEVQRVLQAQGASGGEHRILARAMLDALGGAGNVRVVESCTTRLRLSVADEQLVNDAKLQGLGTRGVVKPASGSVQVILGPTADRVADELRAML